In Sphingomonas phyllosphaerae, one DNA window encodes the following:
- the pepN gene encoding aminopeptidase N, translating into MADARTTPVTPAATRRGDYTPPAWLVPQVALDFALDPVATRVRARLDVTRNGAHDTPLRLDGAGQVPLSVTVDGQAINDWRIEGEQLVVPLPGDAHVVETEVEIAPDRNTQLMGLYASGGNLCTQCEAEGFRRITWFPDRPDVLATYRVTMTADKARFPVLLANGDPVAQGDNADGTHWAEWHDPWPKPSYLFALVAGDLAVNRGTFTTRSGRAVQLGIWVRTADLPKTHHALDALKLSMAWDERVYGREYDLDVFNIVAVDDFNFGAMENKGLNIFNSRYILADPDTATDYDYDAIAAVVAHEYFHNWSGNRITCRDWFQLSLKEGFTVYRDQGFSADQGSAAVKRIEDVRGLRAAQFPEDAGPLAHPVRPESYIEISNFYTATIYNKGAELIRMMATMLGPQRFRAACDLYFERFDGTAATCEDFVACMEEGGNIDLTQFRLWYSQAGTPRVSASLVHEPGSGRATLNLAQKVPETPGQPVKHPQVLPLRIRLFGGDTGQPLGDEQLVILSDASASVTFETVTERPVVSLNRGFSAPVIVESDRSAEDLAFLARHDDDAFARYEAMQQLMLDTLIAAAVEGAADPRAVVAAVADTLDDPTLDRAFVAEAVLLPSENFIGDQLSVVDPEAIFHAREDLRATLGRELEARWRAACDPALRRPYAYTPEDKGIRRLRSVALGYLAAAGTDDAPALAWAQFEAADNMTDRQGALAVLVSGQSPERERALDHFYTRYADNPLVLDKWFQTQALSSRDDTPALVAELAQHPDFTLANPNRARALVGAFAVNQRAFHAEGGAGYRWLTEQLLALDKLNPQTSARLLPPLGRWRRFDPVRSAAMRAELERIVATPGISKDLFEQASKSLEG; encoded by the coding sequence ATGGCCGATGCCCGCACCACCCCCGTTACGCCCGCCGCCACGCGCCGCGGCGATTACACCCCGCCCGCGTGGCTGGTGCCGCAGGTCGCGCTCGACTTCGCGCTCGACCCCGTCGCGACCCGCGTCCGCGCGCGGCTGGACGTCACCCGCAACGGCGCGCACGACACCCCACTGCGGCTCGACGGCGCCGGGCAGGTGCCGCTGTCGGTGACGGTCGACGGCCAGGCGATCAACGATTGGCGGATCGAGGGCGAGCAGCTCGTCGTCCCGCTCCCCGGCGACGCGCATGTCGTCGAGACCGAGGTCGAGATCGCCCCCGACCGCAACACGCAATTGATGGGGCTCTACGCCTCGGGCGGCAATCTGTGCACGCAATGCGAGGCGGAGGGCTTCCGCCGCATCACCTGGTTCCCCGACCGTCCCGACGTGCTCGCGACCTATCGGGTGACGATGACCGCCGACAAGGCGCGCTTCCCGGTGCTGCTCGCCAATGGCGACCCAGTCGCGCAGGGCGACAATGCCGACGGCACGCATTGGGCGGAATGGCACGATCCGTGGCCCAAGCCGTCCTACCTGTTCGCGCTGGTCGCGGGCGATCTCGCGGTCAACCGCGGTACGTTCACCACCCGCTCGGGCCGTGCGGTGCAGCTCGGCATCTGGGTCCGCACCGCCGATCTGCCCAAGACGCATCACGCGCTCGACGCACTCAAATTGTCGATGGCATGGGACGAGCGCGTCTATGGCCGCGAATACGATCTCGACGTGTTCAACATCGTCGCGGTCGACGATTTCAACTTCGGCGCGATGGAGAACAAGGGGCTGAACATCTTCAACAGCCGCTACATCCTCGCCGACCCCGACACCGCGACCGATTACGATTATGACGCGATCGCCGCGGTCGTCGCGCACGAATATTTTCATAATTGGTCGGGCAACCGCATCACCTGCCGCGACTGGTTCCAGCTGAGCCTCAAGGAAGGCTTCACCGTCTACCGCGATCAGGGCTTCTCCGCCGATCAGGGCTCGGCGGCGGTCAAAAGGATCGAGGACGTCCGCGGCCTGCGCGCCGCACAGTTCCCCGAGGACGCCGGGCCGCTCGCGCACCCGGTCCGCCCGGAAAGCTATATCGAGATCAGCAACTTCTACACCGCGACCATCTACAACAAGGGTGCGGAGCTGATCCGCATGATGGCGACGATGCTGGGGCCGCAGCGCTTCCGCGCCGCCTGCGACCTTTACTTCGAGCGTTTCGACGGCACCGCCGCGACCTGCGAGGATTTCGTCGCCTGCATGGAAGAGGGCGGCAATATCGACCTTACGCAATTCCGCCTTTGGTACAGCCAGGCCGGTACCCCGCGAGTCTCCGCCTCGCTGGTCCACGAACCCGGCAGCGGCCGCGCGACGCTCAACCTCGCGCAGAAGGTGCCCGAAACCCCCGGCCAGCCGGTCAAACACCCGCAGGTGCTCCCGCTGCGCATCCGGCTCTTTGGCGGCGACACCGGCCAGCCGCTCGGCGACGAGCAGCTCGTGATCCTTTCCGATGCCAGCGCCAGCGTCACCTTCGAGACCGTCACCGAACGCCCGGTCGTCTCGCTCAACCGCGGCTTCTCCGCGCCGGTGATCGTCGAAAGCGACCGCAGCGCCGAGGATCTCGCCTTCCTCGCGCGTCACGACGACGATGCCTTCGCGCGCTACGAGGCGATGCAACAATTGATGCTCGACACGCTGATCGCCGCCGCGGTCGAGGGCGCGGCCGATCCGCGCGCGGTGGTCGCCGCGGTCGCCGACACGCTCGACGACCCGACGCTCGACCGTGCGTTCGTCGCCGAGGCGGTGCTGCTCCCGTCGGAAAACTTCATCGGCGACCAGCTGAGCGTCGTCGATCCCGAGGCGATCTTCCACGCGCGCGAGGATTTGCGCGCCACGCTGGGCCGCGAGCTGGAGGCGCGCTGGCGCGCCGCCTGCGACCCCGCGCTGCGTCGCCCCTATGCCTATACGCCCGAGGACAAGGGCATCCGCCGGCTGCGCAGCGTCGCGCTCGGCTATCTCGCCGCCGCCGGCACCGACGACGCACCGGCATTGGCATGGGCGCAATTCGAGGCGGCCGACAATATGACCGACCGGCAGGGCGCGCTGGCGGTACTGGTCAGCGGCCAGTCACCCGAGCGCGAACGCGCGCTCGACCATTTCTACACCCGTTATGCCGACAATCCGCTGGTGCTCGACAAATGGTTCCAGACACAGGCGTTGTCGTCGCGCGACGACACGCCCGCGCTGGTCGCCGAACTCGCGCAGCATCCCGATTTCACGCTCGCCAATCCCAATCGCGCCCGCGCACTGGTCGGGGCGTTCGCGGTCAATCAACGCGCCTTCCATGCCGAGGGTGGCGCAGGCTATCGCTGGCTGACCGAGCAATTGCTGGCGCTCGACAAGCTCAACCCGCAGACCTCGGCGCGACTCCTCCCCCCGCTCGGCCGTTGGCGCCGCTTCGATCCGGTCCGCTCGGCCGCGATGCGCGCCGAACTGGAACGGATCGTCGCGACGCCGGGGATCAGCAAGGACCTGTTCGAACAGGCCTCGAAAAGTCTTGAGGGGTAA
- a CDS encoding glycoside hydrolase family 43 protein — protein MLFDRRLILGALGAAPFTGPALAGTSDDPLLFAYFGTGKDEATGLRFAVSDDGLAFRNLGGGTSYLRPEVGEAKLMRDPFLFRDARQDGLWHLVWTTAWEGVTIGHATSRDLRHWSPQRALPVMASVPGTRNCWAPEAIWDATARHYVVFWSSTVKGRFPETEGTSETGANHRLWYVTTRDFATFSEPQVLYDPGFSVIDGTFAQAPDGALHLIVKDETLHPPRKHLRSVAAASPTGPFGTLSAPFTTSWVEGPMTATVHGQTLCYWDVYLEGRWGAAATRDFVTWRDVTAELSMPKGARHGSLVRVPRRLIDGLAKGPA, from the coding sequence ATGCTGTTCGATCGTCGCTTGATCCTCGGAGCGCTTGGCGCCGCGCCGTTCACCGGTCCTGCGCTGGCGGGGACAAGCGACGACCCGCTGCTGTTCGCCTATTTCGGCACCGGCAAGGACGAGGCGACGGGTCTGCGCTTCGCGGTCAGCGACGATGGGCTGGCGTTCCGCAATCTCGGCGGCGGGACGAGCTATCTGCGGCCAGAGGTCGGCGAGGCGAAGCTGATGCGCGACCCGTTCCTGTTCCGCGATGCGAGGCAGGACGGGCTGTGGCATCTGGTATGGACGACCGCCTGGGAGGGGGTGACGATCGGCCACGCCACCAGCCGCGACCTGCGCCACTGGTCGCCGCAGCGCGCGCTGCCGGTGATGGCGTCGGTGCCGGGGACGCGCAATTGCTGGGCGCCCGAGGCGATCTGGGACGCGACGGCGCGGCATTATGTCGTGTTCTGGTCGAGCACGGTGAAGGGGCGCTTCCCGGAGACCGAGGGCACGTCGGAAACCGGCGCCAACCACCGGCTGTGGTATGTGACGACGCGCGATTTCGCGACGTTCAGCGAACCGCAGGTGCTTTACGATCCCGGCTTCAGCGTGATCGACGGAACGTTCGCGCAGGCACCGGACGGCGCGCTGCACCTGATCGTCAAGGACGAGACGTTGCATCCGCCACGCAAGCACCTGCGCAGCGTTGCGGCGGCGTCGCCGACCGGACCGTTCGGGACGCTCTCCGCGCCGTTCACCACATCATGGGTCGAGGGGCCGATGACCGCGACGGTGCATGGGCAGACGCTGTGTTACTGGGACGTCTATCTGGAAGGCCGCTGGGGCGCGGCGGCGACGCGCGACTTCGTGACGTGGCGGGACGTGACGGCCGAACTGTCGATGCCGAAAGGCGCGCGGCACGGATCGCTGGTGCGCGTGCCGCGGCGATTGATCGACGGGCTGGCGAAAGGACCCGCCTGA